A window of Acidobacteriota bacterium contains these coding sequences:
- a CDS encoding S8 family serine peptidase — translation MRGNAHLRIGAWGVAVVLTLVCSGSYRSQNGSPNLKPFKPRDWSDVIVVSNRQGDNLNSRRLVPSDNIFVDFAVINSGSSAVTRPFRIDLFVDGQLWKSFDAPAPLAPQVFRFREDYPIGRLGVGTHALRIVADAGNQIAESDEGDNEYTRTIIVAGDCFPLTMRVTPRGAGTLTPSREPNCAEATVSVSSLSLIEDSLDNGLDIAGEPIVKAQRAKAFSALRAKVRSEDHVRVIAGVRTEGGSPVSAAGNLGEAKSRSPLIARAQQSLLNRMDNLEVSSIRRFKFIPYVAMEVDEAALESLAADPEVVSIEEDLAFKPLLAESTPLIGAPHAWDQGYAGSGQTIAILDTGVDKDHPFLAGKVVSEACYSGSGGGRISLCPEGVDESILPGSGAPCPSSLSGCYHGTRVAGVAAGRGTEFSGVARDARIIAIQVFSQSGEGIISYNSHSLAGLERVLELSADFNIAAVNMSFGGGQFSGDCDSDFPATKAAMDNLRAVGIAPVAASGNNHYDSAINSPACISSAISVGSTGDGSGETTADAVSEFSNSSPVLDLLAPGALITTSTLDNEFISLKGTSLSAPHVAGAWGVLKSKAPNATVPQLLSMLLRTGIPITDPRNGLVTPRIQVDAALDAVIPEHSYSSGTLLTLTASPNPGFRFKSWQECESASGNRCLVEMDSIKRVVAVFEPSASNLPDLITTLLTGPSTATIASTASISAVIRNQGPANAGPFRLGLFLSADTSITTDDTWFAACSYEAGLLAGESESCSRSFPIPPRVSPGRYYLGAIVDDLDRVAENSETNNARVADSGPTEVLAPRNSMRSFVPVILSTKGRRGSFFTSELVLTNRGAREASVYYTYTAHIGRGSGAASDLLAPGEQRIESDALGYLRGLGIPIRASGNRIGTLAIQALATEHLGALVRTTTLVPEGRAGLSYPGIGSGDGFEEPVYLCGLRQNTRDRSNVAFQHMGSSEEGPITLRTTVFSGDAADSNPPDLNDVTLQPGGFHQYSGLLGTVSNGYVKVERVDGKAPFYAYGVINDQANSDGSFVFPVTPGSLAGSLRHTLPVIVETREFSSELTVTNFSDEPKNIRFSFVADGIRTPDRTTHFSLTIGAGRQRIIPDLIHTVMRREGVEGLGASRGGLAGALFAIADGGDMSGIVIGARTSSSDGRGGQYGLFYNAVPDRAAFTVSAWIDALQQNQENRSNLALVNIGEVDDSDSIFSLDIYDGDSGGLVRTIARTVPALGWHQINAILADNAPGTRQGYVRIRKVSGNNSFLAYGVVNDGGAPGQRSGDGAYIPAHGRRLPTHVSRRFPTRQIPPASLRGLNTIADREVTTKRGLGPR, via the coding sequence ATGCGCGGTAACGCCCACTTACGAATAGGAGCCTGGGGTGTCGCGGTCGTGCTGACTCTGGTCTGCTCCGGATCTTATCGTTCCCAAAACGGCTCGCCCAATCTCAAGCCCTTCAAGCCCAGGGACTGGTCGGATGTCATCGTGGTCTCCAACCGGCAGGGCGACAACCTCAACAGCAGAAGGCTGGTGCCTTCCGACAATATTTTCGTGGATTTCGCGGTGATCAACAGCGGCAGTTCTGCGGTGACCCGACCCTTCCGTATCGATCTCTTTGTGGACGGCCAACTGTGGAAAAGCTTCGATGCTCCCGCACCCCTGGCCCCTCAAGTTTTTCGTTTTCGCGAGGACTATCCCATCGGAAGACTGGGCGTCGGCACGCACGCACTCCGCATCGTCGCCGATGCCGGCAACCAGATTGCAGAGAGCGACGAAGGCGACAACGAATACACCAGGACCATCATCGTGGCCGGCGATTGCTTTCCTCTGACCATGAGGGTTACACCCCGGGGAGCCGGGACCCTGACTCCAAGCCGGGAGCCCAATTGCGCCGAGGCCACGGTCAGTGTCAGCAGCTTGTCCCTCATCGAGGATAGTCTCGACAACGGTCTCGACATCGCCGGGGAACCCATCGTCAAGGCGCAGAGGGCCAAGGCCTTTTCCGCCCTGAGAGCCAAAGTCCGGTCAGAAGACCATGTGAGAGTGATCGCAGGGGTGAGGACCGAAGGCGGATCTCCCGTCTCGGCTGCCGGCAACTTGGGAGAAGCAAAGTCCCGCTCTCCCCTGATTGCTCGAGCCCAACAGTCGTTGTTGAATCGAATGGACAATCTTGAAGTCTCTTCTATTCGACGGTTCAAGTTCATTCCCTACGTGGCGATGGAAGTGGATGAAGCCGCGCTGGAGTCTCTGGCCGCAGACCCGGAGGTGGTCAGCATCGAGGAGGACCTGGCCTTCAAGCCGTTGCTGGCGGAAAGCACCCCCCTGATCGGGGCTCCCCATGCCTGGGATCAGGGATACGCCGGCTCGGGCCAGACGATCGCCATCCTGGACACGGGTGTAGACAAGGATCACCCCTTTCTGGCGGGCAAGGTGGTGTCGGAGGCCTGCTATTCGGGATCTGGCGGGGGAAGAATTTCGCTTTGTCCCGAGGGCGTGGACGAATCGATTCTGCCGGGGTCGGGAGCGCCCTGTCCCTCGTCCTTGAGCGGCTGCTATCACGGGACGCGTGTGGCCGGAGTCGCCGCCGGCCGGGGGACGGAGTTCTCGGGCGTGGCCCGGGATGCCCGGATCATCGCTATCCAGGTATTTTCCCAGAGTGGGGAAGGCATCATTTCATACAACAGCCACTCGCTCGCCGGACTGGAGCGGGTGCTCGAGCTCAGCGCCGACTTCAACATCGCAGCCGTCAACATGAGCTTTGGCGGAGGCCAGTTCTCAGGGGACTGCGACTCCGATTTTCCGGCCACCAAAGCTGCCATGGACAATCTGCGGGCAGTCGGAATTGCACCCGTCGCCGCCTCTGGGAACAACCATTACGACTCGGCTATCAACTCCCCCGCCTGCATCTCCAGCGCCATCAGCGTAGGATCGACCGGTGACGGCAGCGGCGAAACCACTGCGGATGCAGTCTCGGAATTCTCGAACAGCTCCCCCGTGCTGGACCTGCTGGCTCCGGGTGCATTGATCACGACTTCCACGCTCGATAACGAATTCATCTCTTTAAAGGGCACTTCTCTTTCGGCCCCCCACGTCGCCGGCGCCTGGGGCGTATTGAAGTCCAAGGCCCCCAACGCCACGGTGCCGCAACTGCTTTCCATGCTGTTGCGGACCGGCATTCCCATCACCGACCCTCGAAACGGCCTGGTCACGCCACGCATCCAGGTCGATGCCGCCCTTGACGCCGTGATCCCCGAGCACTCCTATTCCTCGGGCACTCTGCTAACCCTGACAGCCAGTCCAAATCCCGGTTTCCGCTTCAAGAGCTGGCAGGAATGCGAGTCCGCCTCCGGGAACCGTTGCCTGGTCGAGATGGACTCGATCAAGCGGGTGGTTGCCGTCTTCGAACCGTCAGCTTCCAATCTCCCCGACCTGATCACGACGTTGCTGACGGGACCCTCGACGGCGACGATCGCCAGCACGGCTTCAATTTCAGCCGTCATTCGCAATCAGGGTCCAGCCAACGCGGGCCCGTTCCGGCTGGGGCTCTTTCTGTCTGCCGACACCTCCATCACCACCGACGACACCTGGTTCGCCGCCTGCTCCTACGAGGCGGGCCTACTGGCCGGAGAGTCCGAGAGCTGCAGCCGTTCGTTTCCCATCCCACCCCGGGTGAGTCCCGGCCGCTACTACCTGGGAGCCATCGTGGACGACCTGGATCGGGTGGCCGAGAACAGCGAGACCAACAACGCCCGGGTGGCCGATTCAGGCCCGACGGAAGTCCTGGCACCCCGGAACAGCATGCGTTCATTCGTGCCGGTGATTCTGAGCACCAAGGGGCGCCGGGGCTCCTTCTTTACCTCGGAACTAGTCCTGACCAACCGGGGGGCTCGGGAGGCAAGCGTCTACTATACCTACACGGCCCATATCGGAAGGGGAAGCGGCGCGGCCTCGGACCTGCTGGCTCCCGGGGAGCAGCGGATCGAGTCCGATGCCCTGGGCTACCTGCGAGGGTTGGGCATCCCCATCCGCGCTTCGGGCAATCGGATCGGGACCCTGGCCATCCAGGCCCTGGCCACAGAGCATTTGGGTGCCCTGGTCCGAACCACCACGCTTGTACCCGAGGGTCGGGCGGGCCTGTCCTATCCCGGGATCGGCAGCGGTGACGGATTCGAAGAGCCGGTCTATCTGTGCGGCTTGCGCCAGAACACCCGGGACCGCTCCAACGTGGCTTTTCAGCACATGGGAAGCTCGGAGGAGGGACCGATCACCTTGAGGACCACGGTGTTTTCCGGGGATGCAGCCGATTCCAATCCCCCGGACCTGAACGACGTGACGCTGCAGCCGGGAGGATTCCACCAGTATTCGGGACTGCTGGGGACCGTGTCCAACGGCTACGTCAAGGTGGAGCGGGTCGACGGGAAAGCACCCTTCTACGCCTACGGGGTCATCAACGACCAGGCCAACTCGGACGGCTCGTTCGTCTTTCCGGTCACGCCAGGCTCGTTGGCGGGCAGCCTGCGCCACACCCTGCCGGTGATCGTGGAAACACGAGAGTTCTCCAGCGAGTTGACGGTGACCAACTTCTCGGACGAGCCCAAGAACATCCGATTCAGCTTCGTGGCCGACGGGATCCGAACTCCTGATCGCACAACCCACTTCAGCCTGACGATTGGAGCCGGCCGGCAGCGAATCATTCCCGACCTCATCCACACTGTTATGAGGAGGGAGGGTGTCGAGGGCCTGGGTGCGTCCAGGGGCGGACTGGCCGGTGCTCTGTTCGCCATAGCAGATGGCGGCGACATGAGTGGAATCGTCATCGGGGCCCGCACGAGCTCTTCAGACGGTCGCGGCGGCCAGTACGGCCTCTTCTACAACGCGGTGCCCGACCGGGCGGCCTTTACCGTCAGCGCCTGGATCGATGCCCTACAGCAGAACCAGGAAAACCGCAGTAACCTGGCGCTGGTCAATATCGGGGAAGTCGACGACTCGGACAGCATCTTCAGCCTCGACATCTACGATGGAGACTCAGGCGGGTTGGTCAGGACGATTGCCCGGACGGTCCCGGCCCTGGGTTGGCATCAAATAAACGCCATTCTGGCCGACAATGCCCCGGGAACGCGGCAGGGCTATGTCCGGATCAGAAAGGTGTCCGGCAACAACTCCTTTCTGGCCTACGGGGTGGTCAACGACGGAGGGGCGCCGGGGCAGCGGAGTGGGGACGGAGCCTATATCCCGGCTCACGGCAGGCGACTGCCCACCCATGTCAGCAGACGGTTTCCGACGAGGCAAATTCCGCCCGCTTCCCTTCGCGGACTGAACACAATTGCCGACAGGGAGGTGACGACGAAGCGGGGGTTGGGGCCGCGGTAG
- a CDS encoding leucine-rich repeat protein: MMVDTVAARGICDRTPQVRDRLVQLAGVSRCEGVTLGHLARVTTLDLSHSDIVWLHQGDFEGLSRLRTLNLSHNLLRTLPEEIFHGLNSLAELFIHQNKLNTLPAGVLNGLSSLQALWLQDNSMNRFPRGLPLGVYDEVLDTLEDLRVDPFLMASLAFQSKGQSTVAGYTVRVRVRENSGRGLPVAVRVPYSLEWTASADDDAGLQPLPAGELLFAPGRLPEDIVFSLSQDANSLGKTIEVRLGELSRIRLSRSDGTGPDAPYLMADSLLIRPDEGAVHTVTIVNALPADVCERTRLVRDALVAAIPEVSDCADVTTAHLTGVERLRFWGAGITHLRANDFSGLNSLVFLSLNSNSLRSLPEGIFRDLSSLRDLWLWDNPLQTLSKNVFQGLNSLQSLHLADIQLHSLPEEIFRGLNNLDKLWLQRNSLSSLPHGVFDELNSLRSLLLNDNDFTVLPEGIFSGLGKLEILWLQGNALSSLPENVFQGLSSLRELILYSNSLTSLPEGIFSGLNNLDMLRLQRNSLNVLPEGIFSGLANLEELMLFRNSLSVLPKGIFRGLGSLHLLWLHSNSLGTLPEGVFHGLKALRWLNLSSNSLSSLPEGVFNGLSGLADLELSFNPLSELPLGIFDDVLDTLGHEMLIDLLLRRGELRVDSHLKAGISFPTAFQRVAEGAPIRVPVELSRALPVAVRVPYRVGVSGSTGELTGPSPSPDSGLVFPAGETERKITLSLPKDSVVQGKRTLLLTLGKLEEIGLHRSDGAGPDAPYLETESLLLGSGQGSIHTLTVSDFETDDEDPFCLSLWDGARCSTVATLPHVFMGPLDESMARTELVVTHRDPQATDCEVVVLFHQGTTPAPAVSFDGLFPDRNLHHVTIPRGGAEILTLTAPDAQEATVGAVSVFARSPCSAGSLQVQGRALLENQVDGEVDELHTLGGQFSGDLLADGDCRRWTGQYGNGDDVVLAVVPAQPGQAAPSGTQLHFRAFDLKRNLVGAPDSLEVSGRHQAFSFGEFDRPTIIEMCLDVPGTSPFQLAVSVLGIRTTGTKLQFFTGSLPGNSESEDTGSGP, translated from the coding sequence ATGATGGTGGACACCGTAGCCGCGCGGGGGATTTGCGACCGCACGCCGCAGGTTCGGGACAGGTTGGTGCAGTTGGCAGGAGTGTCAAGATGCGAGGGCGTAACTCTGGGGCACCTGGCCCGAGTGACAACTTTGGATCTCTCGCATTCCGATATCGTCTGGCTTCACCAAGGGGACTTTGAAGGGTTGAGCCGCCTCAGGACGCTGAACCTGAGTCACAACCTCCTCAGGACATTGCCCGAGGAGATCTTCCACGGGCTGAACTCACTGGCAGAGCTGTTCATCCATCAAAACAAACTGAACACGTTACCCGCAGGCGTCCTCAACGGACTGAGTTCCCTGCAAGCGCTGTGGTTGCAGGACAACTCCATGAATAGATTTCCGAGAGGGTTGCCCCTGGGAGTCTACGACGAGGTGCTGGATACGTTGGAAGACCTGCGGGTCGATCCCTTCCTCATGGCCAGCCTTGCCTTCCAGTCGAAAGGGCAAAGCACCGTTGCCGGTTACACTGTGCGAGTTAGAGTTAGAGAGAATTCGGGCCGTGGCCTGCCAGTGGCCGTTCGTGTACCGTACAGTTTGGAGTGGACCGCCTCCGCGGATGATGATGCCGGTCTGCAGCCCCTCCCTGCCGGAGAATTGCTGTTCGCGCCGGGCCGGCTCCCCGAGGACATCGTCTTTAGCCTATCGCAAGACGCGAACAGCCTGGGCAAGACGATCGAGGTGAGGCTGGGGGAACTCTCCCGAATCCGACTGAGTCGTTCCGACGGCACGGGCCCCGACGCTCCCTACCTGATGGCAGATTCCCTGCTGATCCGCCCTGATGAGGGCGCCGTCCACACCGTCACCATTGTCAACGCCCTTCCGGCAGACGTCTGCGAGCGCACGCGGCTGGTGCGGGACGCGCTGGTCGCAGCGATCCCGGAGGTATCCGACTGCGCTGACGTCACCACGGCGCACCTTACCGGCGTCGAAAGGCTGAGGTTTTGGGGGGCCGGCATCACCCATCTTCGAGCGAACGATTTCAGCGGACTGAATTCGCTGGTGTTTCTGTCGTTGAATAGCAACTCCCTTCGCAGCTTGCCCGAGGGGATCTTTAGAGACCTGAGTTCCCTGAGAGACCTGTGGCTATGGGATAACCCCCTGCAAACTTTGTCCAAAAATGTCTTTCAGGGCCTGAATTCTCTGCAAAGTCTGCATTTGGCTGACATCCAACTGCACTCTTTACCGGAGGAGATCTTTCGCGGACTGAACAACCTGGATAAGCTCTGGCTACAGAGGAACTCCCTGAGCAGCTTGCCCCATGGAGTTTTCGATGAATTGAATTCCCTGCGAAGCCTCTTGCTAAATGACAATGATTTCACTGTATTACCCGAGGGGATCTTTAGCGGATTGGGCAAGCTGGAAATACTGTGGCTGCAGGGCAACGCCCTGTCTTCACTACCCGAAAATGTCTTCCAGGGATTGAGCTCACTGAGAGAACTGATTCTGTACAGTAACTCCCTGACTTCGTTGCCCGAGGGGATCTTTAGCGGGCTTAACAATCTGGATATGTTGCGGTTACAGCGTAACAGCCTGAATGTCTTGCCCGAGGGAATCTTTAGCGGGCTGGCTAACCTGGAAGAGCTGATGCTATTTCGAAACTCCCTCAGCGTCTTGCCCAAGGGGATATTTCGCGGACTGGGTTCGCTGCACTTACTGTGGTTGCATTCCAACTCCCTCGGCACCTTGCCCGAGGGAGTGTTTCACGGGCTGAAAGCCCTGCGCTGGCTGAACCTATCGTCCAACTCCCTGAGCTCCTTGCCCGAGGGAGTCTTTAACGGACTGAGCGGATTGGCGGATCTGGAGCTGAGTTTCAACCCTCTGAGCGAATTGCCCCTGGGGATATTCGACGATGTGCTCGATACACTCGGCCACGAAATGCTTATCGACCTGCTTCTCCGTCGAGGTGAATTGCGGGTCGACTCACACCTGAAAGCGGGGATTTCTTTCCCTACGGCCTTTCAGCGGGTGGCTGAAGGCGCCCCCATAAGAGTTCCGGTCGAGTTGAGCCGGGCCTTGCCGGTGGCGGTACGGGTGCCCTATAGGGTGGGCGTCAGTGGGTCCACGGGCGAGTTGACGGGTCCCTCGCCCTCGCCGGACAGCGGGCTGGTGTTTCCGGCCGGGGAAACCGAACGAAAAATCACCCTTAGCCTGCCAAAGGATTCGGTTGTTCAGGGGAAACGGACCCTCCTGCTGACCTTGGGAAAGCTCGAGGAAATCGGTCTACACCGGTCCGACGGAGCCGGTCCCGACGCTCCCTACCTGGAGACCGAAAGCCTGCTTCTTGGTTCCGGTCAGGGGTCCATCCACACCCTCACCGTTTCCGACTTCGAGACCGACGACGAGGATCCCTTCTGCCTCTCCCTGTGGGATGGCGCGCGCTGCTCGACGGTGGCCACCCTCCCGCATGTCTTCATGGGCCCCCTGGATGAAAGCATGGCCCGAACCGAGCTTGTCGTCACCCACAGAGATCCCCAGGCAACTGACTGTGAAGTGGTCGTGCTTTTTCACCAGGGAACCACCCCGGCTCCGGCAGTATCCTTCGACGGACTGTTCCCGGACCGGAACCTGCACCACGTCACCATTCCGAGAGGAGGCGCCGAGATTCTGACCCTGACGGCACCCGATGCGCAGGAAGCGACAGTGGGGGCCGTCTCCGTTTTCGCTCGGTCCCCCTGTTCTGCCGGCTCCCTCCAGGTTCAGGGACGGGCCCTGCTTGAAAACCAGGTCGATGGGGAGGTCGACGAACTCCATACCCTGGGCGGCCAGTTCTCCGGAGATCTTTTGGCAGACGGGGACTGTCGCAGGTGGACGGGCCAGTACGGCAACGGAGACGATGTGGTTCTTGCCGTGGTGCCCGCCCAACCGGGCCAAGCTGCGCCGTCCGGAACCCAGCTGCACTTTCGTGCCTTCGATCTGAAGAGGAACCTGGTCGGTGCTCCGGACAGCCTGGAGGTCTCCGGGAGACATCAAGCATTCTCGTTCGGGGAGTTCGACCGGCCGACCATCATCGAGATGTGCCTGGATGTTCCTGGCACCAGCCCCTTTCAACTGGCTGTTTCCGTTCTTGGAATAAGGACCACGGGCACCAAGTTGCAGTTCTTCACCGGGAGCCTTCCCGGAAACTCCGAGTCGGAGGACACCGGATCAGGCCCATGA